In one window of Tellurirhabdus rosea DNA:
- a CDS encoding response regulator, whose protein sequence is MPLRLLLADDHQLFADGLRSLLESEHPVVGWVRNGREVVRALEEQPVDVVLMDIEMPVMDGLEAARQVKKRWPQVKVLAVSMRGDYDSVRKMLLAGADGYLLKSVGKSELMKALEVVQQGQIYVCPELAPVLFHGVARRPMPANLPGESLTRREKEITALIVDGFKDREIADKLNLAPDTIKTHRRNILAKLGCRNTASLVKYVLETRLLEKE, encoded by the coding sequence ATGCCCCTCCGCCTCCTTCTCGCCGATGACCACCAACTCTTCGCCGATGGCCTGCGCTCGTTGCTGGAAAGCGAGCATCCGGTCGTGGGGTGGGTGCGGAACGGGCGGGAGGTAGTGCGGGCGCTGGAGGAACAACCCGTCGATGTGGTGCTGATGGACATCGAAATGCCCGTCATGGATGGCCTCGAAGCCGCCCGGCAGGTGAAAAAACGCTGGCCGCAGGTGAAAGTCCTGGCCGTCAGTATGCGCGGCGATTACGATTCGGTCCGAAAAATGCTGCTTGCCGGGGCCGACGGCTACCTGCTCAAGTCGGTTGGGAAGTCGGAACTCATGAAAGCGTTGGAAGTGGTGCAGCAGGGGCAGATTTACGTTTGTCCGGAGCTGGCCCCAGTGCTTTTTCACGGCGTGGCCCGGCGACCTATGCCTGCTAATCTCCCCGGCGAATCGCTGACCCGCCGGGAGAAGGAAATCACCGCGCTCATCGTGGATGGATTCAAAGATCGGGAAATTGCGGATAAGCTGAATCTCGCGCCGGATACCATCAAAACGCACCGCCGTAATATTCTTGCCAAACTGGGTTGCCGCAACACCGCCAGCCTCGTGAAATACGTTTTAGAAACCAGATTGTTGGAAAAGGAATAA